In Palaemon carinicauda isolate YSFRI2023 chromosome 14, ASM3689809v2, whole genome shotgun sequence, the following proteins share a genomic window:
- the LOC137653582 gene encoding uncharacterized protein isoform X1, producing MQDKTTSKDFTMEYKAMLRKPELLDGLSGLLEDPEPTVVKRIMRVFANVYRHAISSLAAGELEESTFTAAWPAIKGVAEQIISMLEGAENEGVIIHIVRFLEAALISHLVVDLSSFKEFISEGMALVNKGIDCLIKLLTTPYVGGSSFIVATRAVITVACYKPDIREEVVALIEKQIRSPPPTLFDHNVRSLNKILQRNLFRILRRTNSVPVRGRLIEMMVTVGVPRRMLSHWAPPQEGRKRQAQLPNSEDIISGRNSPPNKRPRHENSSDDEGRITPPSDPREAKVPRDPRLTKETQEFEETQEPPKDPRTALQIKESLEARNSKPESPPPLQPDSFELSHPQVHLLSKEKHSSKGNSPCSSGRSTPEGNRELNYKGTKSNVNSNFEFLKNLITSTKASTAAKPFLQKCTDKERSLYERLDHPRVVEVVLYCMESDPESHPDDLLSQLGYSGGDVNGIREHLTRTLAPHVTEEFINSLTPPHESSSSIVTNPANLSRPSSTSSASTAFSFRSSPPPSTQRESSPPSPPSSSRSTPTDPNQVCLSDTDLRKYLDKGFSSAGDVDMRTCDPRRNVTRDPRTSKVDSSNLRNSPDIGHPSSEPQIGMDRGVSKSHCLPPEVEPRVSVAHGSIMDHQMAANDPRKRMPTVNNLDHSIPQQFSDTRDPRVSMPPNHMNAEQNFNMNPNYRNMGVGPRMGMPNGSFDPNFIPKYGMPCNMNYQGPRMGNMPNINFGKGHVGNMPVNMNNRMGPMNMNSHGFVARPGIFGPGPRPRPNLAMNNGHWQNMPLHNNGQRMFPQAPPMHL from the coding sequence ATTTCACAATGGAGTATAAGGCCATGTTAAGAAAACCAGAGCTACTGGATGGATTAAGTGGTTTGTTAGAAGACCCAGAACCAACAGTAGTCAAGAGAATCATGCGTGTCTTTGCGAATGTATATCGTCATGCAATCAGTTCTTTAGCAGCCGGCGAACTTGAAGAATCTACATTTACAGCAGCCTGGCCCGCCATCAAGGGAGTAGCAGAGCAGATTATAAGCATGTTAGAAGGAGCAGAGAACGAAGGAGTGATAATTCATATTGTTAGATTTTTAGAAGCTGCATTGATATCACATTTAGTTGTCGATCTTTCCAGTTTTAAAGAATTTATCTCGGAGGGAATGGCACTGGTCAACAAAGGCATCGATTGCCTGATTAAGCTTCTAACTACACCCTATGTTGGAGGATCATCATTCATAGTAGCAACACGAGCTGTCATTACTGTTGCTTGTTACAAGCCTGATATCAGGGAAGAAGTTGTTGCACTAATAGAGAAACAGATTAGATCACCACCCCCAACACTGTTTGACCATAATGTTAGGTCATTGAACAAAATACTACAGAGGAACTTGTTCCGTATTTTAAGACGAACCAACTCTGTTCCAGTAAGAGGTCGCTTAATTGAGATGATGGTAACTGTAGGAGTTCCTCGCAGAATGCTTTCACATTGGGCACCCCCTCAAGAAGGACGTAAAAGGCAAGCACAGTTGCCTAACAGTGAGGACATCATTTCTGGACGAAATTCACCACCCAACAAAAGGCCACGTCATGAGAACAGTTCTGATGATGAAGGCAGAATAACTCCACCAAGTGACCCAAGAGAAGCAAAGGTCCCAAGGGACCCAAGATTGACAAAGGAGACTCAAGAATTTGAAGAGACTCAAGAACCACCCAAAGATCCTCGAACAGCTCTACAAATCAAGGAGTCCTTAGAAGCAAGGAATTCCAAACCAGAATCTCCACCACCTCTACAGCCAGACTCCTTTGAACTGAGCCACCCACAGGTACATTTATTAAGTAAAGAGAAACATTCAAGCAAAGGAAATTCTCCATGTTCATCTGGGAGGTCAACACCTGAGGGAAATAGGGAGCTGAATTATAAGGGCACAAAATCTAATGTAAACAGcaattttgaatttttgaaaaatCTTATCACAAGTACGAAAGCATCAACAGCTGCAAAGCCCTTTTTACAAAAGTGTACTGATAAGGAGAGGTCCCTCTACGAACGTTTAGATCATCCACGTGTTGTAGAAGTGGTTTTATATTGCATGGAGAGTGACCCAGAATCACATCCAGATGATTTGTTGTCCCAGCTTGGTTATTCGGGAGGGGATGTTAATGGCATTAGGGAACACTTGACAAGGACATTGGCACCACATGTCACAGAGGAGTTTATTAACAGCTTGACTCCCCCTCATGAATCGAGTTCTTCAATAGTCACAAATCCTGCAAATTTGTCACGACCGTCTTCGACATCATCTGCTTCAACTGCTTTCTCATTTCGATCATCACCTCCCCCTTCAACTCAGCGAGAATCATCTCCTCCATCTCCTCCATCATCTAGCCGTTCAACACCTACTGACCCTAACCAAGTGTGTCTCTCTGATACAGATCTGCGGAAATATTTAGACAAAGGATTTAGTTCAGCCGGAGACGTCGACATGAGAACCTGTGATCCACGCAGAAATGTTACAAGAGATCCTAGAACCTCCAAAGTTGATTCTTCGAACTTGAGAAATTCACCTGATATTGGACATCCTTCATCTGAACCCCAAATTGGAATGGATCGTGGTGTCTCGAAAAGTCATTGCTTACCTCCTGAGGTAGAACCAAGGGTGTCAGTAGCACATGGTTCAATCATGGATCATCAGATGGCAGCAAATGATCCCAGAAAGCGAATGCCTACTGTCAATAACCTTGACCACTCCATACCACAACAATTTTCAGACACAAGAGACCCAAGGGTAAGTATGCCACCAAATCACATGAATGCAGAGCAAAACTTTAACATGAATCCCAATTATAGGAACATGGGGGTAGGTCCAAGGATGGGGATGCCAAATGGATCATTTGATCCCAATTTTATTCCTAAATATGGTATGCCTTGCAATATGAATTACCAGGGTCCAAGAATGGGAAATATGCCAAATATTAATTTTGGTAAGGGTCATGTGGGCAATATGCCAGTTAACATGAATAATAGGATGGGACCAATGAACATGAACAGTCATGGGTTTGTCGCTCGACCAGGAATATTTGGTCCAGGACCACGGCCCAGACCAAACCTTGCAATGAATAATGGCCATTGGCAAAATATGCCTTTGCATAACAATGGACAGAGGATGTTTCCACAAGCGCCTCCAATGCATTTGTAA
- the LOC137653582 gene encoding uncharacterized protein isoform X2, which yields MEYKAMLRKPELLDGLSGLLEDPEPTVVKRIMRVFANVYRHAISSLAAGELEESTFTAAWPAIKGVAEQIISMLEGAENEGVIIHIVRFLEAALISHLVVDLSSFKEFISEGMALVNKGIDCLIKLLTTPYVGGSSFIVATRAVITVACYKPDIREEVVALIEKQIRSPPPTLFDHNVRSLNKILQRNLFRILRRTNSVPVRGRLIEMMVTVGVPRRMLSHWAPPQEGRKRQAQLPNSEDIISGRNSPPNKRPRHENSSDDEGRITPPSDPREAKVPRDPRLTKETQEFEETQEPPKDPRTALQIKESLEARNSKPESPPPLQPDSFELSHPQVHLLSKEKHSSKGNSPCSSGRSTPEGNRELNYKGTKSNVNSNFEFLKNLITSTKASTAAKPFLQKCTDKERSLYERLDHPRVVEVVLYCMESDPESHPDDLLSQLGYSGGDVNGIREHLTRTLAPHVTEEFINSLTPPHESSSSIVTNPANLSRPSSTSSASTAFSFRSSPPPSTQRESSPPSPPSSSRSTPTDPNQVCLSDTDLRKYLDKGFSSAGDVDMRTCDPRRNVTRDPRTSKVDSSNLRNSPDIGHPSSEPQIGMDRGVSKSHCLPPEVEPRVSVAHGSIMDHQMAANDPRKRMPTVNNLDHSIPQQFSDTRDPRVSMPPNHMNAEQNFNMNPNYRNMGVGPRMGMPNGSFDPNFIPKYGMPCNMNYQGPRMGNMPNINFGKGHVGNMPVNMNNRMGPMNMNSHGFVARPGIFGPGPRPRPNLAMNNGHWQNMPLHNNGQRMFPQAPPMHL from the coding sequence ATGGAGTATAAGGCCATGTTAAGAAAACCAGAGCTACTGGATGGATTAAGTGGTTTGTTAGAAGACCCAGAACCAACAGTAGTCAAGAGAATCATGCGTGTCTTTGCGAATGTATATCGTCATGCAATCAGTTCTTTAGCAGCCGGCGAACTTGAAGAATCTACATTTACAGCAGCCTGGCCCGCCATCAAGGGAGTAGCAGAGCAGATTATAAGCATGTTAGAAGGAGCAGAGAACGAAGGAGTGATAATTCATATTGTTAGATTTTTAGAAGCTGCATTGATATCACATTTAGTTGTCGATCTTTCCAGTTTTAAAGAATTTATCTCGGAGGGAATGGCACTGGTCAACAAAGGCATCGATTGCCTGATTAAGCTTCTAACTACACCCTATGTTGGAGGATCATCATTCATAGTAGCAACACGAGCTGTCATTACTGTTGCTTGTTACAAGCCTGATATCAGGGAAGAAGTTGTTGCACTAATAGAGAAACAGATTAGATCACCACCCCCAACACTGTTTGACCATAATGTTAGGTCATTGAACAAAATACTACAGAGGAACTTGTTCCGTATTTTAAGACGAACCAACTCTGTTCCAGTAAGAGGTCGCTTAATTGAGATGATGGTAACTGTAGGAGTTCCTCGCAGAATGCTTTCACATTGGGCACCCCCTCAAGAAGGACGTAAAAGGCAAGCACAGTTGCCTAACAGTGAGGACATCATTTCTGGACGAAATTCACCACCCAACAAAAGGCCACGTCATGAGAACAGTTCTGATGATGAAGGCAGAATAACTCCACCAAGTGACCCAAGAGAAGCAAAGGTCCCAAGGGACCCAAGATTGACAAAGGAGACTCAAGAATTTGAAGAGACTCAAGAACCACCCAAAGATCCTCGAACAGCTCTACAAATCAAGGAGTCCTTAGAAGCAAGGAATTCCAAACCAGAATCTCCACCACCTCTACAGCCAGACTCCTTTGAACTGAGCCACCCACAGGTACATTTATTAAGTAAAGAGAAACATTCAAGCAAAGGAAATTCTCCATGTTCATCTGGGAGGTCAACACCTGAGGGAAATAGGGAGCTGAATTATAAGGGCACAAAATCTAATGTAAACAGcaattttgaatttttgaaaaatCTTATCACAAGTACGAAAGCATCAACAGCTGCAAAGCCCTTTTTACAAAAGTGTACTGATAAGGAGAGGTCCCTCTACGAACGTTTAGATCATCCACGTGTTGTAGAAGTGGTTTTATATTGCATGGAGAGTGACCCAGAATCACATCCAGATGATTTGTTGTCCCAGCTTGGTTATTCGGGAGGGGATGTTAATGGCATTAGGGAACACTTGACAAGGACATTGGCACCACATGTCACAGAGGAGTTTATTAACAGCTTGACTCCCCCTCATGAATCGAGTTCTTCAATAGTCACAAATCCTGCAAATTTGTCACGACCGTCTTCGACATCATCTGCTTCAACTGCTTTCTCATTTCGATCATCACCTCCCCCTTCAACTCAGCGAGAATCATCTCCTCCATCTCCTCCATCATCTAGCCGTTCAACACCTACTGACCCTAACCAAGTGTGTCTCTCTGATACAGATCTGCGGAAATATTTAGACAAAGGATTTAGTTCAGCCGGAGACGTCGACATGAGAACCTGTGATCCACGCAGAAATGTTACAAGAGATCCTAGAACCTCCAAAGTTGATTCTTCGAACTTGAGAAATTCACCTGATATTGGACATCCTTCATCTGAACCCCAAATTGGAATGGATCGTGGTGTCTCGAAAAGTCATTGCTTACCTCCTGAGGTAGAACCAAGGGTGTCAGTAGCACATGGTTCAATCATGGATCATCAGATGGCAGCAAATGATCCCAGAAAGCGAATGCCTACTGTCAATAACCTTGACCACTCCATACCACAACAATTTTCAGACACAAGAGACCCAAGGGTAAGTATGCCACCAAATCACATGAATGCAGAGCAAAACTTTAACATGAATCCCAATTATAGGAACATGGGGGTAGGTCCAAGGATGGGGATGCCAAATGGATCATTTGATCCCAATTTTATTCCTAAATATGGTATGCCTTGCAATATGAATTACCAGGGTCCAAGAATGGGAAATATGCCAAATATTAATTTTGGTAAGGGTCATGTGGGCAATATGCCAGTTAACATGAATAATAGGATGGGACCAATGAACATGAACAGTCATGGGTTTGTCGCTCGACCAGGAATATTTGGTCCAGGACCACGGCCCAGACCAAACCTTGCAATGAATAATGGCCATTGGCAAAATATGCCTTTGCATAACAATGGACAGAGGATGTTTCCACAAGCGCCTCCAATGCATTTGTAA